In the genome of Rhopalosiphum padi isolate XX-2018 chromosome 1, ASM2088224v1, whole genome shotgun sequence, the window GAAATAATAGTTACGCTTGCACATAATTCctaaaacagttattattaacatttagatTTGTActcaatttgtaaaaaaaaaccaacatacaaaatTATGACTGTGAGatcagtattaaataatttcaacaggtgttttttattttgtggtaTTGGTAGTATAAACTACAACCAGGGAAGTCTTAAGACGACGGTGATGTTTAATGTCTTGcgatatttcataatttgtgTTAGCGTGGTAGGAATATACGACGCCAACATATGggtaatcaatatattaatataattaattgataattttgaatataataaaatcataattattcttttatatgcAATCGATCCTGTTAACACTATCGTAATAACAATGTCGAATGGcttgaaaaaacaaaattgtataatgttcgTGTTGTGAACTTCTATTTTATAGGTAACTAAGGAGGATTCGGATATGACGGAAATAACGTCAATTATAGCGATCACTTGTTTCGAGTTAATGTTGATTGGAAAATTTGCATCTAATATGTGTCGAATATTTTTTGATGAGCaactatttttaacattaactaAACTTGAAAAAATTCACGAAAAGTTGATACAAATGAATGTGGTCAGAccgatcaaattaaaaattaattggtttatcataattggatttattttatatttcttaccatataatatacgtatgatATATTGGCTTATATACCATCAATATgataacacaaatttaaaatacactttATGACAATTGGTAactattataatctaaaaatattttattacacattttatagatatttaagagtatattattagttgtttCTGTCCCGTTATATatctttgtatttttatttcttaaatatgtgtgcacaatttattattcttaagcaactcatagattatatatttatagtataaacagCTTAAATGACCTAAATTCACTCTTATCATTTTTTATCTTGTGATCAAAAAAAATATCCGCGTTGTCTCATTGTTACATAGCATGTAGATGAAGTAGATTTTGTGCTTTTAGCGTAAATATTGGACTGATTTATCTATTAGCAAACCTTAAGACTTAAGGTTAACTTAAGGCTTAAGTTAAGAATATACAACCTGTGTATACGTGCTTTacgaagtataatttttataatcgtaTTGAGAAcactttcaattttaaaaatgtatataaattgaaatataacaaatatttgacatcacataaaaacacaaattatcgATATGATATTGGGTTGAGGTAATCCTACATTTAAGTAAattacacacatttttttaaaatcaaaaatactttgctttatgtttgtaaaacatttttaaaacaaatactttAACGAAATgccaaataaaaaacatattttttttttaggttgaaTGGTTTTTCTCAAATGTATGTCACTGCGTTGCATTTTGTGAATAcatattactaatattgtacattaagtGGTTAgtgaacaaaataaatgatCAAATTTTGGAAAGATATGCAACAATAAGCACACTCAGAGATTTGTATTTGGAAGTTATAGAATGCTTAGACGATATCAATAGATCAATAAATGGTTTGTCGGTCATATTTGGTCTTATCGGGGCAAATGTTGTTCAAATTATTACCGTATTGTACCGTTATATAATTTTCCctggaaattatattaatgatgatTATACTGTGtatgcttttataatattatcaacaaaaatattcaatattatacttttctacAAGATTGGAGATATCACGGAAAAAgaggtttttaaattatattattaaaattataaaaatttaagagaATGTCAGAGCACTGTTTGTTTTATCTCTCTAGCCCAAGCGTAACATAGACAAATCGtatttacgcagtctgagtagaactcgctcaattttggttctagagtaaatatgtatacctataataaaattaaattttgataatatttctgagtacaagacgatacgttttttccattattctcaatacaacgttaattatatcgtttagaaatagctttaaactacaatatttttaaataacctttaacttttcaaaattttaattttttaaaaaaactcataaccttgtactcagaaatatcatcaacatttaattttataataggtatatttactctagaaccaaaattgagcgagttctaccCAGActgcgtaaatatattttgtctacatacatgttgcgcgtgggctagagagagaaaacaaacagtgctctgacatcctcttaagtactattatattgaaatttaatactttatattgatgtaattattgtatatagtattaatgtaaaaaattaattaaaatttaaataaattataataaattataataataaaaaaacatatcatgtatcattataatctaaaatttacttaaacaaccgatatatatatcttttaagcacatttttgataatagttaaaaaataatagttaacaatCGATTTTACTTTCGATTCGAATTTAAAGATTCCATATTGAGTTTTATTTGAGCGTtcatcttaaattatattaatttttggtttttagatTAATCGGATGAGTCATGTATTACATCAACGGTTCACGATAGAAAGAAATCCTAGAATAAAACGCCAGGTATGATTAATGTATTTACTACATTCGCTACATAGTACATTTGAGACgtctttaatacataaataatattaaataattttttttcttcgtttttAGATCAAGTTTTTTATACTTCGAAGATTGCATGAACACTATCATTTTAAGTTGTATGGAATATATCAGATTAATTTAAGACAACTACTGATCTTATCAAACAAAGTATGTGCTtacttatttattcaaattttgttcaaattgaataaataatcaataaatatgaatatataataggtaggtatatttttagttagtgAACAGACATTGTATTCTGTATATATTACACTAGTTATAAGAAAatctatttagaaatattataaaaccaggTTGTAGGCCTACTTGATAATAAGTGTGAGCGTGGCTTGTCATGTTGGAAGTGTGTAATTATAGGTGTACAAAATGAAGCCAGTACGATGTAAGAAgatgcataaaacatttattaaaatattgcttaATGACTGTTcctttataatatgtgtgatgtattaaatgacataataatcttaacgtatattgattttatttagtcTCAcacttaactatatatttttggacttcacaaaaattgtttcacaataatatttatttcaaatgtattattgttaaactataataaagtaataaaatcaaaagtcgataaagatttttcaaaaaatatttttgcccTATGCGTTATGCGTAAATAAtcgtattttcttttttttttttaattactaaaaaagtactggttaaagtaaatttacatatctaaatatctaacttaatacataaaaaaacatatgttaaaattttaaataacaatattacctGATGCATGACGGGAATATAAACAAATCATTTTCAAGCTCCTTATCAGCTATAAACCAATTACGCGCGCTTGTGACAATCACGCCATCAGACGTtgctctatagtctatattgaCCAAAATACGACAGAGTATAAAAGGAAGTACTGTCGCTTTATTCAGGCATaacatattttgtgaaaatttaatcatcagtaagtataatatattactaacagaataatgatatatgttttagcttatttaaatcatttatattttatatagtttgtcTATACTTTTAGCTTTCACTTCATTCAAcgaaaacaaatcaaaatccAAAAATGGGTGCTGAAAAAGTAACAATGAACATCGTTGTCGTCGGACAAGTCCAATCTGCTAAGGCCATCAAATCGGTCGCCAAAACCACCCCAGCCACCAGCCAGTTGATGGtgagttttttttctatattataagatattttaattagaatttctatttctattttattgttttatttttacaattcacATTGTAACTTTGTTCTTAACAATTGTGTGTGCACGTGtactgatataaataaaatcgataaatcaattaattatcgCCTCATATGTTTCTTACAAATGTAGCATAGAAGTATACACAATACaacgtattgtttttattatatattgttaatgatataatatcttataattaaataacaataagtatgaaattttttttgtactagTTTATTGTTACGTtacttgtaaaattatatatattagctaGAGATAACCATATATTCAaacatttgtatacataaataactaAACGATTAATGTAATCTTCCAAATGAATTCTCAATAATTTCAagaacatatatttttgtaaacgttTATGTTCTAAAAAgtgataacattattattatacagttggaaaataattttcattttattgtcTCGATAATCTTTATAATCTAATTGTGCTGATTTGTTATTATATCGCCCACTTTGGGAAAaactgatgtataatattatattactgtattaaccgagtattttttgttttgttctaGAACTGTTAATTCATGATATCAACATCAAATTCAAAAATGCCATAGCCCAAactgtacataattatataatttgttgataattataataatatgtgttgacattgtaaaataaatcagtTTCTTCCGTCAATTAactcgttttttatttattcctaCTATTTTACATTCATAAAACAATTTGTAAGTGTGGCTTGTCTTTTTAATGAAATCACAAAGACAAAGTAGTGTGCactatgttttatactttttttttaatatcggtAAATCCTTAACTGTTTCGCTTAACTATAATTACCAACTTATTAAAGACTAAgctattcaaacatttttaacataattatggtttttaaaattcaactGTATTATTGGAAAAGGCTATATATCTTACTACTTACAGTTTACAGACTACAGAACAGGTTCTCTAACTGGAGGGCGCGCCGCCATTGAGGATGGGGGGCTTATACACGTTGTTGGGGAGGCGTAAAAGTTATTACGAAACTGTCCAAAGAAAAATTTTGCCagcattaacattaattattaatttcattatgtatttatttatttactattattaatattttatactaatttattactataatatttcaccttaattgttacattttattatttaatattatttatattttataattattattatcaataaaattccgAATTTCCGATTCATTCCgattattgtattacttataatagtagtagtagtagtcaCTACATAGTAATCGTAAATTACAACTATAcaatcgttttatattattttacaataatgatttCTTACTACtccaaataataggtacatttttaatatttaataatttaaatttatttcaatataaaaaaaaaaaaaggtggtcAAGTGGGtattgctctgctgtatagtaaagGAGGAGAGtaagtcactataatggatgtgtattaaatttgaatgcaatgacaggtattattgtatataaaaaacaattctgaacggaGGTGATTTGtcagtcttatattatattatcaccaatatttaaattgtaatttatttttctctacTGGTGAAAGATTAATGTTTCTATGACTTATAATTTTTGAactacaacaaatattttaaatcgttttaggattatatatcgttattttttgcgattttgtaaaaaattaaatttcatgcgctcataaaatgttttctatattcacactggagttttttttatagttatggaGAACTTTGTATtgagttttttaaccttaggtataaatcacaaatatgTTATGCATTTTCATCCAAAACTTTTGACCTCCTAAAGTTCTAACTAGATTCATTTTACTTTTCAGATAGGGGCTGAAGTCAGAAATCTaagcattattattacttcaaaACGTAATTACAgagacacaaaataaaaaaaaaatttataaaaataaaaacatacatcattgtaaaatcaatacattcatcacttcgtttagaatctaaaatatttaaaaaatatataaactagtaATACAGTACTAAAATTAGCCGTAGCCATTTTCCTCCAAAAACGAAATACCGTTTTCCTCTACTGTCCATCTGTCCATTTTCAACCAAAAAAAAAGGTTGGTTTCCATTTCCTtccacattttttttacaaaccaattattattttttattattttattattcttttatttatttattgatctaTGTTTATCGTCGTacgtactattttattatattcattctcttattattttgtttattgtagGAAAAGATGGATATTGGaggaaaataagtaaatattttttatttatgatattagattTACTAAGACAATTataaacattgaataatatgtagattctaatgctaaaataaaaatatgcatgttattttctatatttctaataattacaATCGAATTCGTAATAATAAGAGtacttatttacataaataaatattataaatttatattattacattaagttttaatttaatataaaatgtaatgatatataatgCAAAAAGGAAAAaggtaagtatttatattattcttataatacaaatttttaatgatatgattttttttaatattatgtactaatttcaatattataatatttttttgtaaaaaattatctaaaaaaattgtatttttaaagaaaaatatgttaaaatactataatattgttcatttaatCGTTTTGCAAATTTcgttaaataaacatttgaatttgttCAAAACTGACATAGACATAATGtcaatataatctattaaaaaaaaaaaatatcaccaatttaatttaaaaatatatcctatGTCCAAAATATcaatcttaataaaaaaaaacaatgaaataattattttaacataaattctttcttaaaacaaacaacaaaaattaaaatagttggtATATATCgtaggttttttaaaaatattatctaatgaaATCTAAATCAAAGAATATAGCTCATTCATTATGatcctaaaatattataccaatataggtagttttatatataaaatactttaacaaGTGATCAATATTGTTCAAGAACTAATACTATTTAGTGCAAATGTCTGATTGTGACTTAAGTATTTTAGTTGAAGTATTTTATACTGAACCGTTAATATTCTGGTTAGATACCttgattaaaatctaaaataattatattaattactataaaaccATTTCGCAATgaatgtttattgttataataatcatactacaataaaacattaaaatatcaatcgtctgatataattatatacaagtataatatataactgatATTTGTTTTCCAAATATTCATGATTATAATAGACATAATAACGTGATACAAAACCCATAATAAGTAGTTAAATGGGTTATATAATACTTCTTTGTGGTTAAAAAGTACATAACAATATTCAAAACATCGGAAAAggtaaagattaaaaataagtacaaacAGTTATGTATATCGGAAAGGACTGATTTATTTTATGGTGTCAATAATGAtatgaattacatattattgtattgtttaggCTATGGCATTTTTGAGTGTGTGATTAATTGATTACATGAATTAACAGTtctgaaacaaaaaatacaaagacaaatatcaattaaaatatacatttccatactaaaaatcatttatcataaattatgccatatttttgtataaaaatacataaaataatatgcgagtttaatattataatattgctatttatgaattaatattcaagcaatttaaacattaactatatataattatatatttttttaagttaaatcataataaattgggaaaaactgtatttatataaacttatgaactaaaattatataatcaaaaatcgtattaaatttgtttttataatatgccatattattccaaacaaaaaatatgcatctattaattaaatactaaacaaaaatattcaatgtcaacttttatatttaattttacctttccaaataaattaatttttattatgaacatCTATctactacaaaataaaataccaaaatacatgaaattggaatcactaatataattaatagagtTTAccttattaaaagtaaaatggtcgataaaaaaaagacattcaataaaacaaaaaaattaaattttattaatgatctaaagttgtacttttttttatataatatagtgtatttaaaactaatgcttataatcatgaaataatctttattaaactcatcagatttaaaaaataagttttacccgttttcaaagttattaatatatttagtatattgaaattatgaaaaatatcaattttaatttaaaaacaaatcggcttatttactataacattatttacatattgtatagttaattatttgtacTCACCATCAATTGGCTGGTGGCTGGGGTGGCTTTGGCGATCGATTTGATGGCCTTGGCAGATTGGACTTGTCCGACGACAACGATGTTCATGGTTACTTTTTCAGCGCCCATTTTTGATTTGTTGGTTGGTTTTTGAGGATTAAAGTGAAAACTGCAAGtggaaataatattgttattaatttgatatcaaaataaaactattacttTCGTTTTGTACTCACCAAAGAATAAATTCGCACAAAAAGATGTGTTATGCCGGAATCGAGATCTCGGTTGCCTTTATATACAGTGTCAGTCGACAGATAAAAGTGGGGCGTAGCATGGCGTGATGtcgatagtattatttttattttgttatacagcgattatattttgttgtaaaacgatattttatcaCACCATATCGAATATTGATAATAGTGCATCGAGAACGACAGTG includes:
- the LOC132926751 gene encoding uncharacterized protein LOC132926751 codes for the protein MTVRSVLNNFNRCFLFCGIGSINYNQGSLKTTVMFNVLRYFIICVSVVGIYDANIWVTKEDSDMTEITSIIAITCFELMLIGKFASNMCRIFFDEQLFLTLTKLEKIHEKLIQMNVVEWFFSNVCHCVAFCEYILLILYIKWLVNKINDQILERYATISTLRDLYLEVIECLDDINRSINGLSVIFGLIGANVVQIITVLYRYIIFPGNYINDDYTVYAFIILSTKIFNIILFYKIGDITEKEINRMSHVLHQRFTIERNPRIKRQIKFFILRRLHEHYHFKLYGIYQINLRQLLILSNKVCAYLFIQILFKLNK